From the Nocardiopsis changdeensis genome, one window contains:
- a CDS encoding acyltransferase family protein, translated as MTRPETDRTKPGPGAAAPAGAGSAAGAPGTAPYRDARLDNAKFLLIVLVVVGHAIEPLRDIPAVSALYYWIYFFHMPAFIVISGYLSRSFDGSSNRVEKLVLTVAVPYLIFWTIHQSIYTVERGGLGDSLSLLKPTWTLWFLVALFLWRLSVPVWKRLRAPVLIAFAISLFAATTSLSDTLSLGRVVSFLPFFVLGLSLRREHFLWLDRLWLRLASLVVLGTTAVLAVPISDRLSSDWLFWRDSLTDRDIDPLMPSLGIRLAFMGLALAMTVAFLALTPKRRTWFTDLGAYTLYVFLGHSVVLILLKASPWYDVMDNLTGAAITVGVGLALALLLCTPWVRAAMRWAVEPQMSWFLKREEPAPAPAPAASSAPAADGGGQGDGHREKPVAGV; from the coding sequence ATGACCAGACCGGAAACCGACCGCACGAAGCCCGGGCCCGGCGCCGCCGCCCCGGCCGGCGCAGGCTCGGCGGCCGGGGCGCCAGGCACGGCCCCGTACCGCGACGCCCGCCTGGACAACGCCAAGTTCCTCCTGATCGTGCTGGTCGTCGTCGGCCACGCGATCGAGCCGCTGCGCGACATCCCGGCCGTCAGCGCCCTGTACTACTGGATCTACTTCTTCCACATGCCCGCGTTCATCGTGATCAGCGGGTACCTGTCGAGGTCCTTCGACGGCTCCTCCAACCGCGTGGAGAAGCTGGTCCTGACCGTCGCCGTCCCCTACCTGATCTTCTGGACGATCCACCAGTCCATCTACACCGTCGAGCGGGGCGGCCTGGGCGACTCCCTGTCGCTGCTCAAGCCGACCTGGACCCTGTGGTTCCTCGTCGCCCTGTTCCTGTGGCGGCTGAGCGTGCCGGTGTGGAAGCGGCTGCGGGCGCCGGTCCTCATCGCGTTCGCGATCTCGCTGTTCGCCGCCACCACCAGCCTCAGCGACACCCTGTCCCTGGGCCGCGTGGTGAGCTTCCTGCCGTTCTTCGTGCTGGGCCTGAGCCTGCGCCGCGAGCACTTCCTGTGGCTCGACAGGCTGTGGCTGCGCCTGGCCTCGCTCGTCGTGCTGGGCACCACCGCCGTGCTGGCCGTGCCCATCTCCGACCGGCTCAGCAGCGACTGGCTGTTCTGGCGGGACAGCCTGACCGACCGCGACATCGACCCGCTGATGCCGAGCCTGGGCATCCGGCTGGCCTTCATGGGCCTGGCCCTGGCGATGACCGTCGCGTTCCTGGCGCTGACCCCCAAGAGGCGGACCTGGTTCACGGACCTGGGCGCCTACACCCTGTACGTCTTCCTGGGCCACTCGGTGGTGCTCATCCTCCTCAAGGCGTCGCCCTGGTACGACGTCATGGACAACCTCACCGGCGCGGCGATCACCGTCGGCGTGGGCCTGGCGTTGGCGCTGCTGCTGTGCACCCCGTGGGTGCGCGCGGCCATGCGCTGGGCGGTCGAGCCGCAGATGTCCTGGTTCCTCAAGCGCGAGGAGCCCGCCCCGGCACCGGCCCCGGCGGCCTCCTCGGCCCCCGCCGCGGACGGCGGCGGGCAGGGCGACGGCCACCGGGAGAAGCCGGTCGCGGGGGTCTGA
- a CDS encoding CDP-alcohol phosphatidyltransferase family protein yields MPRFTFAQVKEETYKAKDAWWTVFLVDPLAGRLVVWTANRTDITPNQLTLGAGVLGLLSAVSFVMPVSGIGADWAWMVLGALLFHLSFVLDCMDGKIARLKGTGTVFGSWVDFVFDRIRFFGCVMALLIGQWLVTDQVAYLIAAPVIVFFDLLRYLNGSQVAKTRRGMNQTLAELAGDTDTLRADAASVLGGGGPEDDEGDSVPGAAVPAQAPAPSGLYGRVRHFLLSHRVRPHLFSGIEYEMFLCVVAPVTVLVSLFTPLNSLIIPIAVFSVLALGFFEVVLVARLWKDTRRFEVRRRELIAAGAVPQQDRVGGS; encoded by the coding sequence ATGCCGCGTTTCACGTTCGCGCAGGTGAAGGAAGAGACCTACAAGGCGAAGGACGCCTGGTGGACGGTCTTCCTGGTCGACCCGCTCGCAGGTCGACTGGTGGTGTGGACCGCCAACCGCACCGACATCACCCCCAACCAGCTGACCCTGGGGGCGGGGGTCCTGGGCCTGCTGTCCGCGGTGAGCTTCGTCATGCCGGTGTCGGGGATCGGCGCCGACTGGGCCTGGATGGTGCTGGGCGCCCTGCTGTTCCACCTCAGCTTCGTGCTGGACTGCATGGACGGCAAGATCGCCCGCCTGAAGGGCACCGGCACGGTCTTCGGCAGCTGGGTCGACTTCGTGTTCGACCGCATCCGGTTCTTCGGCTGCGTCATGGCGCTGCTCATCGGCCAGTGGCTGGTGACGGACCAGGTCGCCTACCTGATCGCGGCCCCGGTCATCGTGTTCTTCGACCTGCTGCGCTACCTCAACGGCTCCCAGGTCGCCAAGACCCGCCGCGGGATGAACCAGACCCTGGCCGAGCTGGCCGGCGACACCGACACGCTGCGCGCCGACGCCGCCTCGGTCCTGGGCGGCGGGGGCCCCGAGGACGACGAGGGCGACTCCGTGCCCGGCGCGGCCGTCCCGGCGCAGGCCCCGGCGCCGAGCGGGCTCTACGGCCGGGTGCGCCACTTCCTGCTGAGCCACCGCGTGCGCCCGCACCTGTTCAGCGGCATCGAGTACGAGATGTTCCTGTGCGTGGTCGCCCCGGTCACGGTGCTGGTCTCCCTGTTCACCCCGCTGAACAGCCTCATCATCCCGATCGCCGTGTTCTCCGTGCTGGCGCTGGGCTTCTTCGAGGTCGTGCTGGTCGCCCGCCTGTGGAAGGACACCCGCCGCTTCGAGGTGCGCCGCCGCGAGCTGATCGCCGCCGGCGCGGTCCCGCAGCAGGACCGGGTCGGCGGCAGCTGA